GTCTTCGTGACCATTGTAGCAGAGTGACTGAGAAACCCTTAATTCAACACGGTACTCAACACGATTGGACAATGTTACAAATGGTGTTATGATGATAACGCAAACATTTTGGTCAACCTTCGAAGGAGAGGGGTTGGGAATGGCTTCAGCCGATATCGCAGCTGCGCCCGTGCATTCGGGCAAGGCTCGTGTGAATAAGCACAAGGCCGATTGGCGTGGATGGAAATTCATGTGGCCTTTTGCGGTGGTGTTCGTGTTCGTGTTCATCGTGCCGATCGTGTACGCCGTTTATATTTCGTTCTTCAAGAAGCAGATGATCGGCGGCACCAAGTTCGTCGGCTTCGAGAACTACGCGCGCCTGTTGGGTGATGGCCAGTTCTGGAGCAGTGTTGGTCGTGTGGCCCTGTTCACGTGCGTGCAGGTGCCGATCATGCTGTGCCTGTCGGCTTTGATGGCCCTGGCGTTGGATTCGATGAAGCTGCATGGCACGAGGTTCTTCCGTATCTCGACGTTCCTGCCCTACGCGGTGCCGGCGGTGGTGTCGACGTTGATCTGGGGTTTCGTGTATGGCGCGAAGTACGGCCTGGTGGGTTCGTTGAACGATTTCCTGGGCACGGACATCGACGTGCTCGCCCCCAGCGTGTTGTTGGCCAGTATCGGGAACATCGTGACGTGGGAGTTCACGGGCTACAACATGCTCATCTTCTACAGCTCGCTGTCGACCATCCCGCATTCCCTGTACGAGGCG
This DNA window, taken from Bifidobacterium longum subsp. longum JCM 1217, encodes the following:
- a CDS encoding carbohydrate ABC transporter permease, which produces MASADIAAAPVHSGKARVNKHKADWRGWKFMWPFAVVFVFVFIVPIVYAVYISFFKKQMIGGTKFVGFENYARLLGDGQFWSSVGRVALFTCVQVPIMLCLSALMALALDSMKLHGTRFFRISTFLPYAVPAVVSTLIWGFVYGAKYGLVGSLNDFLGTDIDVLAPSVLLASIGNIVTWEFTGYNMLIFYSSLSTIPHSLYEAASIDGASEWQIVKSIKLPELRGSLAITVIFSIIGSFQLFNEPSILQNMVPGNAITTYYTPNMYAYNLSFSGNQSNYAAALAIVMAVITMAIAYIVQLNSLKEQMK